In the Glycine max cultivar Williams 82 chromosome 6, Glycine_max_v4.0, whole genome shotgun sequence genome, tatatatattttgtaaactaGAATTGAGTTATAATATGATTAAATCTCAAATGCAAATTTGTCCACTTGCTGTATGCAGGCTAGTTCGTATTGTTTCaagaattcatatttttataagtaaaaatgCTAATTTAGTAATTCTACTTGaaagtttcttttcttcctaATAATTATTCACTGGCAAAAAAAGGGTGAAAGAGGAGTAATGATTCACGCAGCTATAGCTGGTAGCAAATATTCACCGCCACAAAATGTAGAATAAATCCCTCTAGCGTCACTCCGTGAGTCTCGCTTGCGACGGTGGATGTTTGGAACCTGGTGGTGCAACCTACGGCGATGGCGGAGGCGGCGGCGACGGTGGCGACGCGTGGTGGTATCACGTGACGTAGAGTGTGGGTCCCATTAACTAACTGAGCGTGACCCGTGCCTTCCAGTCAGAAGTGAAGTTGACGTGTTGTTGGATCAGACTCAGATCCACATAATCACAGGCACCCCCGGTTCACCAGTTAATAATCATAAAATCATAATcctaaaaataacaaacaacagaatttgcatttatttttcatGCTTGTTCTTCTTCTGTCTtcacaccaccaccaccaccaccttccACTTCCACTCTCTTCTTCAGCGATTCCATTTCCATGGGTTCCTCCCTCGGCGACAACTTCAACCTTCTCTCTCCTCAACAggttctctctccctctctctctctctctctctctctctctctctctctctttcgaatttcaACGAACGCTTCTGGattctgattttgattttgattcggTGACTCTCCCAGCAAGAGCTGGTTAAGGTGCTACTGGATAACGGCCAAGAGCACCTGTTTCGCGATTGGCCAGCTCCCGGCGTCGACGATAACCACAAGAAAGCTTTCTTTGACCAGGTTTTGTTTTATTCATTCGCTCAATTCAAATACATAGATCCATTCCTTCCTTCCTTGTATTCCTAAACGACGCTGCGCTTTTCATTAGTTGACTCGGCTCGATTCGAGTTACCCTGGTGGTCTGGAATCATACATCAAAAACGCTAAACGGCTCTTGGCTGATTCTAAGGCTGGCAGAAACCCTTTCGACGGCTTTACACCTTCCGTAAGTCTTGACAAACGTGTTTTTTATATGCTTATATTTTCGACATTGCACATCTAATGTATAACTTTATGCCATTGTAATAAAATTCTAATTCTCGATTTAGCCATTGAGTAATGCATGAGACCGTGTGGTAATCATTTTCTAGGTTCCAACGGGTGAGACTTTGGCATTTGGTGATGAGAGCTACATCAAATTTGAGGAAGCAGGTGTACTTGAAGCTCGGAAAGCTGCGTTTGTTCTTGTTGCCGGTGGTCTTGGCGAGCGTTTAGGATACAGTGGGATTAAGGTATGCCTTGTCGATCTGTGTCATCTCGTCATTTTGTTGCTCTGTTATTGTGTGTAATCTAGATATATACTCAGGTTAGAGGAATGCTTATTCTAGTGGTTTTTATTAAACCTATAACAGAATATTCGTAGTAGATTGAGGAGGCCGAGCCACCCCCAATACTAGTGCCCAGTGGCATGTTGGGGTTGCACAGCCTACCCAAACGATTACTTTACATGCCTAGACAGCAAGCAGTTTTACTTTTACCTAGTCACAGTTACTCAATTAGCCCTTAGGCTCCAAGTGATTTTCCTGAATAGGGTTGTCCACCAAATTAGATTTTCATGGCTTTAGAAAGAATTGAATCCGCATTCATGGGGAGAATGAGAGTTAACTCTAGATCCTTGATCACTTGTGCCAACAGGCGCAACACCCATTGGCAATTGGCAGAAAACTCTTAAAAGTCTAATACTATGATATAAGGACTGATGGAGTCTTTGCtgcattttttcttattacagTTGGGTATGACTTTCATTGTGTGTGCCTCTGTGGCTATGGAAACTTCTTACTAATGGATATTTCATGCCTTTTAATAGTCTTGGTCCTATTTCTGATACAATGTAAAGGGtttgttgtgtttgtgtgtgtggacAGTTCCAGTATGTCAAGGGATTAATTCCTGTTCTTAATTGTAGCTTCTGCCTCTTGCAGCTTGCTCTTCCTGCAGAAAGCACTACTGGAACATGTTTTGTACAACAATACATTGAATCTATATTGGCTCTTCAAGAAGCCAGCTCACAAGGTTAGTACCAGTTGTGCTTTTgctatataaaaataagagtcATGTTCATCCTCCTGATTTGGTTGCTTATGtggtaaaacaaaacaaaacattgaTAAACTTGTGCATGTAAATCTTTTATACAGGAAATAGATAGTATGTTTAAATTATACCCAATGTTTAAGATGCTGAGTTCATTTGTTTTGATGAAAGTAACTTTTTTTgtgcttgaattttttttttaaaaatgacttgttttttttggaaaatgttccCAGTAGAAAATAGCTTCCTAGAAAACATTTTGTGgtaaatttttcttaaatttttttttctgctgtAAGCATTTTGTGGTAAATTACTCCcagactttctttttcttctgccACTCTTTCAAACAATAGCCCACTCTATTGTAGTTATTAATGTTAACTATCATATTTGAAAGTCCCTTGAAGTAATGGTTGTGTTTTTCAACTTTTAGGTGAATCCCAGacacagattcctcttgttatTATGACATCTGATGACACCCATGGACGTACTTTAGAGTTATTAGAATCAAATTCTTATTTTGGTTTGCAACCCACGCAAGTAACACTTTTAAAGCAGGTATGTCTTGGAAAATTCAATTtcgatttaatatttaaatggtGAAATGGTAAATTCAGTCCCTGTATCAAACACTGTTTCCCTGTCTAGTCCCAACATGAAAAAACTCTACATTTTGTTCTTTACATTGTTTACAAATTAGTCCCTATCATTTATTAAAGTTATAATGgtattagaatttttttcctGTAGGAaccaaaatgcaaaacaaaaaagggtGTCAAGTATAGGGACTAAATCTAATACTGTTAAAACTTTGACAAACTGCAGGGATCAATTTGTAAATGTTTTTTAGTGTTGGAACTAAAATGTAGAGTTTTTTTTCATATAGGGACTAATAGTGTTAGGTGTAGGgaccaaaattttaatttaaccctTTTTTGAATAATTCTTAACTTTGTATGTTATTCAGGAAAAAGTTGCATGCTTAGAAGATAACGATGCCAGGCTTGCATTGGAACCACAAAACAAGTACAAAATTCAGGTATTGTTGACTTCTTTTTCTGTCTTGCTGGGTAACAGTATGATTGTGTGACCAGGAAGTTTATTTAGCAAAAAGCAATGAATGAGATGCATTCTATTAACCTCATAATTAGATTTTCAAACTAAGTGCAATCCATTGACCATTTCTCTTTGGGTAGACAAAACCTCATGGACATGGTGATGTGCATGCGCTTCTTTTTTCAAGTGGCATTCTGAAAGTATGGTATGTCTCAAACAGTTTACTTATCTTTTAGGATCAGTTTGTGTAGtccatttcatttttctaaGTTGTAGACATTTGATAAATCTTTTCACTACATGTTTCCAAGTAATTTAAAGAATATTCGGAATATatttgtgcacaacaaaaaACTTTTATGTGaaactataattattaatttttaattctgtAAATTGACAGGATTGTATTCTAGAAATCCAAGAAATTAAAAGTGCAAAGGGATCTTTGTCTTTCACTTGTATACTTtgatcataatatatatatatatatatatatatatatatttataattttatacaacGGTTTACATTTGTTAGGTATGAAGCTGGGTTGAAAtgggttttattttttcaagatacaAATGGGCTTTTATTCAAGGTTAGTTATTTTTGCATTTTCGTACTTTCAGACACACTTTTCTGGTTTGcccattaatatttttaatgtattcatTGCCTAGTAATTTGAGGATGCAGGCAATTCCATCAGCACTGGGCGTCAGTGCTGCCAAACAGTACCATGTTAACTCTCTTGCAGTACCTCGGAAAGCAAAAGAAGCTATTGGTGGAATTACCAGACTCACTCACTCTGATGGTAAGCTAATAATTGTTTCATCCCTcacatataaagaaaataatgctGATTCTGGACTATATGTTAATGTGGGTGAGGATAATATACTTGCTTTTGGTGTATTTCACAGTGGAATATAACTTCTTTCTTCTgtaaagtaatttaaaactgtaaattttatgaatatgttattatttatcataattaatgGGTAAATGGTAGACAATGATAGTTATGAGGGCAAGATGGTTTGTATAATTGACATTCATCCACTGATATTGATGTAGGACTGGTCAGGTAAactgtttgtattttttaatgaatgataaaaaaaaaagtttgtaaaTATTGTGGATTGTTACAAAATCTTAAACCAACTGTTCTACAAACAAAAGTTATAAGTTAATATGGGTATTGGTACCTACTTTGATAACACATAGGTATTCATAATGTTCAAACAATTTGATGCTGATCTTGCAGGTATTCACTTGAACTAATACAATTCACATTGTCGATCTGTTAGCGAaagctaaatgtttttaacagcTTTTTCATCCCACTTGCTGTCtctttgaatgtttgtgtgtgcgcctctttttatttgtattctGAGAATTGAAAATGCTACCAAATTCGATTCAGTGGTTACTGGGAGAGATCTTTTTGTTTGAGAAAAAGTATTTGGAGTGAGATCtaacttaaaataataagttGCCATGTATTTTTACC is a window encoding:
- the LOC100793599 gene encoding UDP-sugar pyrophosphorylase 1 produces the protein MGSSLGDNFNLLSPQQQELVKVLLDNGQEHLFRDWPAPGVDDNHKKAFFDQLTRLDSSYPGGLESYIKNAKRLLADSKAGRNPFDGFTPSVPTGETLAFGDESYIKFEEAGVLEARKAAFVLVAGGLGERLGYSGIKLALPAESTTGTCFVQQYIESILALQEASSQGESQTQIPLVIMTSDDTHGRTLELLESNSYFGLQPTQVTLLKQEKVACLEDNDARLALEPQNKYKIQTKPHGHGDVHALLFSSGILKVWYEAGLKWVLFFQDTNGLLFKAIPSALGVSAAKQYHVNSLAVPRKAKEAIGGITRLTHSDGRSMVINVEYNQLDPLLRASGYPNGDVNCETGYSPFPGNINQLILELGPYIEELSKTGGAIQEFVNPKYKDASKTSFKSSTRLECMMQDYPKTLPLSARVGFTVMETWLAYAPVKNNAEDAAKVPKGNPYHSATSGEMAIYRANSIILKKAGVQVADPVVQVFNGQEVEVWPRITWKPKWGLTFNRIKGKVSGNCSISLRSTLAIKGPNIFIENLSVDGALIIDAVDDAEVNVSGSVQNDGWILETIDYKDASEPEVLRIRGFKFNKIEQLETKYSEPGKFHLKA